GACCAACAAGCCTGTTTCGCCCTCGCGAATAACCGCTGGAACGCCACCAGCTCGCGCACCAATCACAGGCAAGCGATATAACCAAGCCTCAAGATACACGATTCCAAATGAGTCGGTGCGTGAGGGCATGGCGAACAGTGTGGCAGCGGCCAAGGCATCGCGTTTGCGTTCTTGCGGCGCTCGCGCAAACACATGAATCCGCTGCTTGCTGGCAGGATCCAGCATTTCCCAAAGTTGCTCGAAATGGGCCATTGGTGTGCCAACCATCACCAGATGCTCGCTGCGCCCACTGGCCCAAAGCTGCTCCATCGCACGAATCAGGTCGAATGCGCCCTTTTCTTTGGCCAATGTGCCGATATACAGCACAAATGGTTGCTGAATCCCCGTTTCTTGGCGAAAACGCTCAGCATCGCCGCCCGCCAATTCATGTGGCTCAACCCCTACGCCAATGCAGCGCAAGGTTGAGCGCGAAATTCCACAATCGGCCAAATAATCGGCCTCAAGCGGCGTTTGCACAATCACCCGATCGGCTTGCTGCATCAATTTAATCTGATGGGGCATGGTGTAATAGCGCACCAACGAGCGATCACCAGGCACGCCCAAATGCACATATGGCGAAAGTACAAACGGAATTTTAGCCTGCTTGGCATATTTCAAGGCTGGGATCAGCATAAAATCTAAGGTAATGTTCGCCGCATGAACTAGCTCGAATTGCCCAATTTCTTGGCTTAGGGCACGATTAAATGCTGGCATGCGCGGCGTAATTTGGCTGAGCGCCATCAACAAACTGCTTGTGGCTGGCAAACGCCCAAGTTCCAGCATTGCTCGCCGCAAGATTGGGTACACCAAGGCTGGGCCAGGTGCACGCACGATCGGAAAGCGCCGAATCGCTACGCCATTGTGTTGCTCGGTTGGCTGATCGATCGTGCGCCGACCGCTAGCCCAGAAATGATCGAGATCCCAGGCATTGCTCGTCCAAACATCGACCGTATGCCCTTCGGCGGCCAACCGTTCAGCAATTACTTGGCAAACCTGCTCCGAACCACCGATATATGGGTAATAGCGCTGAATAACGTGTAAAATCCGCATGAATACTCGCTAACGGCCACAACCAGCAGGATTTTCGGCTTGGGCATACAGCCGATCAAATTCAGCCAAATAATGGCGAGCCAAATCGGGATCAGTAATAATCAATAAATTTTCATCGTTATTATTTTCAGCCGCCGCAGTAAAATTATATGAGCCAGTAATCACAATCTTTTCGTCGATTACAATTGTCTTATTATGTAAAATATAACAATTAGCGTCACGTAAAACTGGAATTCCAGCATCTTCCAAAATACCAAATTCAGAGCCAAGGCCTTCAGCATTGCGTGACTCCATCACGACTTGAACCTCCAAGCCAGCCTCATGACGATCGATCAAGGCTTGGGCGGTATCATCATCGGTAAATGAAAATGCAAGTACATTCACCGATTGCTTGGCTTTTTTAATATAATTGACGATTTTGGAGCGCGGCTTATCAACTGGTGAAAAATAGGTTTCGATCTGCACTCCACCAGCCAATTTAATTACTGGATTAGGCGTATTTTTGGGAGCTTTGCCACCCATCTTGCCAGCAAACATATCGAGAAAGCGTTGGCGATAATTGGCAACCAGCTCTGGTATGGTTGAACGAATCATATTATTGTTATTACGATAAACATCGTTCACAACCAAATTCATCGAGCCAGTCCAAACAATTGTATCGTCAATTACCACGATTTTGTTGTGCATAAATGCTGAACGCTCATCCCACGTAATTGGGATTTTGGCTGCTTCCAAACGTCCAGTCGTTTCAGCAACTTCCGGTGAAGCCAAATTTTCATCATCAACCACCAGTTGAACTTTGACTTTACGCTTTTTGGCACGAATCAAGGCATCGGTCATTAATTCTAAATCAAAATCGAACGATGCAATATAAATTGTGCTTTTGGCTGCATCAATATCGGCAATCATCACCGCATCAACCCCGCCTTTACGTCCAGCTGCTTTTTCAGGGTAACTTGGGCGGGTAAAAAACACCTGATACCAGGCTCCTTCGGCGACATAGGCTTTATCTGGATCAAGCGCCGCGATCACATTATTGGGATCGGCCATTGTTGGTGGATTTGTGGGTGTCGTTGGCCCAGCCACGCTGGTTGGCTCAACGCTAGTACGGCCCAGCCAACGATCAAAATAGCCCGCCTGATAGGCATAAACCAACCCAGCAATCACCAGGATCACGACAATTTGCCAAGGCTTGAGCTTCGTGGTCGATGTACTACGCGCCATAATCCAGCCTTTCGATATGTGGGTAGGGTTTAGGGGCTAGGTTTTAGGGATCA
This sequence is a window from Herpetosiphon gulosus. Protein-coding genes within it:
- a CDS encoding phospholipase D-like domain-containing protein — protein: MARSTSTTKLKPWQIVVILVIAGLVYAYQAGYFDRWLGRTSVEPTSVAGPTTPTNPPTMADPNNVIAALDPDKAYVAEGAWYQVFFTRPSYPEKAAGRKGGVDAVMIADIDAAKSTIYIASFDFDLELMTDALIRAKKRKVKVQLVVDDENLASPEVAETTGRLEAAKIPITWDERSAFMHNKIVVIDDTIVWTGSMNLVVNDVYRNNNNMIRSTIPELVANYRQRFLDMFAGKMGGKAPKNTPNPVIKLAGGVQIETYFSPVDKPRSKIVNYIKKAKQSVNVLAFSFTDDDTAQALIDRHEAGLEVQVVMESRNAEGLGSEFGILEDAGIPVLRDANCYILHNKTIVIDEKIVITGSYNFTAAAENNNDENLLIITDPDLARHYLAEFDRLYAQAENPAGCGR
- a CDS encoding glycosyltransferase family 4 protein; the protein is MRILHVIQRYYPYIGGSEQVCQVIAERLAAEGHTVDVWTSNAWDLDHFWASGRRTIDQPTEQHNGVAIRRFPIVRAPGPALVYPILRRAMLELGRLPATSSLLMALSQITPRMPAFNRALSQEIGQFELVHAANITLDFMLIPALKYAKQAKIPFVLSPYVHLGVPGDRSLVRYYTMPHQIKLMQQADRVIVQTPLEADYLADCGISRSTLRCIGVGVEPHELAGGDAERFRQETGIQQPFVLYIGTLAKEKGAFDLIRAMEQLWASGRSEHLVMVGTPMAHFEQLWEMLDPASKQRIHVFARAPQERKRDALAAATLFAMPSRTDSFGIVYLEAWLYRLPVIGARAGGVPAVIREGETGLLVDYGNVAQLTAALTQLLTNPELAQRLGQQGYAQTLAELTWEHKYAQIRAVYAELVEARIQGSGIRG